The genomic stretch AAGGCTTCCATGTTGGCGATACGGTCGTTGCTGCCCGTCTCGGTGATCCCATACGTCTCGAAGCCATCGGGTCCGACGACAGCGACGCAGCTCGTGCCCGGTGCCGCACCTGTCGGATGTGTTGAACCGCCGACCGAACCGCTCTCTGCAATGCCCCACTCTGCCCCGAAATTGTCGCGGATCGCCCGCGCCTGCGTCAACGCATATTCGGCAGTCGCCCCGCGCATGCCCTTGTAGGTCTCGCGCGGCAGGTCGAAAAGGACGTCGCGCGCCCTGAATGAATAAACCACGCCGCCGCCCACGAAGAAATCGAGCGCGCCGGGCATGGTCAGCAGCGAAGCCGCGATCAGGCCGCCGGTCGCCCCGTCTGCGACAGCGATCTTCTCTCCCCGCGCGCGCAGGAGTTCCGCGATACGATGTGCCTGCGGGTGGAGTTCGGCGAGCAGGCTCATCCCGCTGCCGCCACGATTTCGGCCCAGGCAGCCTCGTCGATCACATCAATGCCGAGTTCCGCAGCCTTCTTGAGCTTGCTTCCTGCGCCCGGCCCGGCGACCACGAGGTCGGTTTTCGCGCTCACCGACCCAGCAGCCTTGGCACCCAGGCGCTCCGCCTGAGCCTTGGCCTCGTCGCGGCTCATGGTCTCGAGCTTGCCTGTGAAGACCACCGTCTTGCCGGCTACCGCACTATCGCGTGTTTCGACCACATAGGGTGGCGGTGAGACCTCGGAGAGGAGATCTTCCCACACGGCCACGTTGTGATCTTCGTGGAAGAAGTCGCCCAAGGCCTCGACAACGGTTGGTCCTACGCCATCGATCGAAGTGATTTCCTGCGCTGCATCATCATCTCCGTCACGGGCCCGCTCGGCCGAAATGCGCAAAGCCGGCAACTCGTGGAAGTTCTTCATCAGGTCGCGCGCGGTCACTTCTCCGACGTGTCGGATTCCCAGTCCGAACAGGAGCCGCGCCGCATCCGGCTCACGCCGCGCCTCGATCGATGCCAACAGGTTATCCACAGACTTGTCCTGCCATCCCTCGAGCGCCAGGATGGCGTCACGGCGGTCCTTCAGGCGGAAGATATCGGCGGGGCTTTCGAGCCAGCCAAGCGCGAAGAACTGGTCGATCGTCTTCTCGCCCAGGCCGTCGATGTCGAGCGCCTTGCGGCTGACGAAATGTTTCAACCTTTCAGTGCGTTGCGCAGGACATATGAGACCGCCTGTGCAGCGAACATCGACCTCGTCTTCCTCTGAAACCGCCTCGCTGTCGCATTCGGGACAGTGATCGGGGAAGATGTAGGGTTCCCGAGCGACATCGCGGGTCAGGTTATCCACAAGCTGCGGAATGACGTCGCCGGCGCGCTGCACGACCACCTTGTCACCCGGCCTGACACCCAGACGAGCGATCTCGTCGCGGTTGTGGAGCGTCACGTTGGTGACGGTCACCCCGCCCACCAGCACCGGCGCGAGCCGCCCGACCGGGGTCAACTTGCCGGTCCTGCCGACCTGGATGTCGATCGCTTCGAGTACCGTTTCCGCGCGCTCTGCGGGAAACTTGTGCGCCAGCGCCCAGCGCGGTGCCTTGGCAACAAATCCCAGCCGTTGCTGCCAGTCCAGCCGGTCCACCTTGTAAACGACGCCGTCGATTTCATACGGCAGTTCAGCCCGTGCATTCCCGATCGCGTTGTAATGCCCGATCAGTTCATCAAGCGTTTCGCAGCGCTTCATCAGTGGAGAGATGGGAAAGCCCCATTCGCCGAGCTTGCGGACGACGTCCATCTGCGTCTCGCCGGGCATTTCGGAGACTGCCCCCCAGGCATAGCCCCAGAAACGCAAAGGGCGCTGGGCAGTTACGCTTGCATCCTTCTGGCGCAGCGAGCCGGCAGCCGCATTGCGCGGGTTGGCGAACAGCTTGCCCCCTGCCGCCTCCTGCGCTTCGTTGAGCGCAGCAAAGGCCGACTTTTCCATGTAAACCTCGCCGCGCACCTCGAAAACTTCAGGCGGCGCATCGGTGGCGAGCCTTTCCGGAATATCGGCTATATGCCGGACATTGGCCGTCACGTCCTCGCCCACTTGTCCATCGCCTCGAGTGGCTGCGCGCACCAGCACACCGTTTTCATAGCGCAATGAGCAGGAGAGACCGTCGATCTTCGGTTCGGCGGTGATCCCCAATTGCTCTTCCGGCCCGAGCGAGAGGAAACGTCGCACGCGGGCCAGCCAGTCGCCGACCTCTTCCTCGCTGAAGGCGTTGTCGAGGCTCATCAT from Altererythrobacter epoxidivorans encodes the following:
- a CDS encoding CinA family protein; its protein translation is MSLLAELHPQAHRIAELLRARGEKIAVADGATGGLIAASLLTMPGALDFFVGGGVVYSFRARDVLFDLPRETYKGMRGATAEYALTQARAIRDNFGAEWGIAESGSVGGSTHPTGAAPGTSCVAVVGPDGFETYGITETGSNDRIANMEAFTRAALDFLAEVLTAQSGE
- the ligA gene encoding NAD-dependent DNA ligase LigA is translated as MTEAEAANELMRLAREIARHNRLYHAKDDPEISDQAFDALVRRNAEIEEAFPHLVREDSPSKAVGHEIAASPLSKVSHEVRMMSLDNAFSEEEVGDWLARVRRFLSLGPEEQLGITAEPKIDGLSCSLRYENGVLVRAATRGDGQVGEDVTANVRHIADIPERLATDAPPEVFEVRGEVYMEKSAFAALNEAQEAAGGKLFANPRNAAAGSLRQKDASVTAQRPLRFWGYAWGAVSEMPGETQMDVVRKLGEWGFPISPLMKRCETLDELIGHYNAIGNARAELPYEIDGVVYKVDRLDWQQRLGFVAKAPRWALAHKFPAERAETVLEAIDIQVGRTGKLTPVGRLAPVLVGGVTVTNVTLHNRDEIARLGVRPGDKVVVQRAGDVIPQLVDNLTRDVAREPYIFPDHCPECDSEAVSEEDEVDVRCTGGLICPAQRTERLKHFVSRKALDIDGLGEKTIDQFFALGWLESPADIFRLKDRRDAILALEGWQDKSVDNLLASIEARREPDAARLLFGLGIRHVGEVTARDLMKNFHELPALRISAERARDGDDDAAQEITSIDGVGPTVVEALGDFFHEDHNVAVWEDLLSEVSPPPYVVETRDSAVAGKTVVFTGKLETMSRDEAKAQAERLGAKAAGSVSAKTDLVVAGPGAGSKLKKAAELGIDVIDEAAWAEIVAAAG